A single region of the Nocardioides sp. W7 genome encodes:
- the pcaH gene encoding protocatechuate 3,4-dioxygenase subunit beta, which translates to MTATSVPADAPADSDAAATSQAEVSAEIATIAEEYAADGGVEDRVRLDYPPYRSSILRHPTKDPHHADPEGIELWSPAFGHRDVDPLEADLTIQHTGEPVGERMVVTGRVLDGDGRPVRHQLVEVWQANAGGRYLHQRDQHPAAIDPNFTGVGRCLTDGDGTYRFTTIRPGPYPWKNHRNAWRPAHIHFSVFGAAFTQRLVTQMYFPGDPLFALDPIYQAIVDPGARERLVASYDHDVTQPEWCTGYRWDIVLTGSHRTPLSSDTEDDR; encoded by the coding sequence GTGACAGCCACCTCCGTTCCTGCTGACGCCCCTGCTGATTCCGACGCGGCGGCCACCTCGCAGGCCGAGGTCAGTGCCGAGATCGCGACGATCGCCGAGGAGTACGCCGCCGACGGCGGGGTCGAGGACCGGGTGCGGCTCGACTACCCGCCGTACCGCAGCAGCATCCTGCGGCACCCCACCAAGGACCCGCACCACGCCGACCCCGAGGGGATCGAGCTGTGGTCGCCGGCCTTCGGCCACCGCGACGTCGACCCGCTGGAGGCCGACCTGACCATCCAGCACACCGGCGAGCCGGTCGGCGAGCGGATGGTCGTCACCGGCCGGGTCCTCGACGGCGACGGGCGCCCGGTGCGGCACCAGCTGGTCGAGGTCTGGCAGGCCAACGCCGGCGGGCGCTACCTCCACCAGCGCGACCAGCACCCGGCCGCGATCGACCCGAACTTCACCGGCGTCGGCCGCTGCCTGACCGACGGCGACGGGACCTACCGGTTCACCACGATCAGGCCGGGGCCCTATCCCTGGAAGAACCACCGCAACGCCTGGCGGCCCGCGCACATCCACTTCTCGGTCTTCGGAGCTGCGTTCACCCAGCGCCTGGTCACCCAGATGTACTTCCCGGGCGACCCGCTGTTCGCGCTCGACCCGATCTACCAGGCGATCGTCGACCCGGGGGCGCGCGAGCGGCTGGTGGCGTCGTACGACCACGACGTCACGCAGCCCGAGTGGTGCACCGGCTACCGCTGGGACATCGTGCTCACCGGCTCGCACCGCACCCCGCTCTCGTCGGACACGGAGGACGACCGGTGA
- a CDS encoding lyase family protein: MGDLFWPGDDRAGDHFTSESFLEAMVAVEEEWAGVDLDGVVGPDHLEWLENESEVGGNPVIGLVERLRDGTGIARLHRGLTSQDVVDSALMRMAEAAVADLLGDLDRIVDGLAALATAHRDTPMVARTLTQHAIPTTFGFRVAQWLTGVLDARDDVRRLAFPAQLGGAAGTRAGMVELGRDVALDPLPWHTTRASVTRIGDALAGCTDACGRIANDVLAMGRPELGELAEGSGGGSSTMPNKANPVLSVLVRRAALTTPQLAATLHLAAASQVDDRADGGWHAEWATLRDLVRRTLVAVSQTHDLLDGLEVRPDRMARTLAGAGDDVLAEQRSLAEQAGHDPAPSYLGQAGAIVDAVVHRATVPNTLPKTQENR; encoded by the coding sequence ATGGGTGACCTCTTCTGGCCGGGCGACGACCGGGCCGGCGACCACTTCACGTCCGAGTCGTTCCTCGAGGCGATGGTCGCGGTCGAGGAGGAGTGGGCGGGGGTCGACCTCGACGGCGTCGTAGGGCCGGACCACCTCGAGTGGCTGGAGAACGAGTCCGAGGTCGGTGGCAACCCGGTCATCGGGCTGGTCGAGCGGCTCCGTGACGGCACCGGGATCGCGCGCCTCCACCGAGGACTGACGAGCCAGGACGTCGTCGACTCGGCCCTGATGCGGATGGCGGAGGCCGCGGTCGCCGACCTCCTGGGCGATCTCGACCGGATCGTCGACGGGCTCGCCGCCCTGGCGACCGCGCACCGCGACACCCCGATGGTCGCGCGCACGCTGACCCAGCACGCGATCCCGACGACGTTCGGCTTCCGGGTCGCGCAGTGGCTGACCGGCGTCCTCGACGCCCGCGACGACGTACGCCGGCTGGCCTTCCCGGCGCAGCTCGGCGGCGCGGCGGGCACCCGCGCCGGGATGGTCGAGCTCGGCCGCGACGTGGCCCTGGACCCGCTGCCGTGGCACACCACCCGGGCGAGCGTGACCCGGATCGGCGACGCGCTCGCGGGCTGCACCGACGCGTGCGGGCGGATCGCCAACGACGTGCTGGCGATGGGTCGCCCCGAGCTCGGCGAGCTCGCCGAAGGGTCGGGCGGCGGCTCGTCGACCATGCCCAACAAGGCCAACCCCGTCCTGTCGGTGCTGGTACGACGCGCCGCGCTGACCACGCCCCAGCTCGCCGCGACCCTGCACCTGGCGGCCGCGAGCCAGGTCGACGACCGCGCCGACGGCGGCTGGCACGCCGAGTGGGCGACCCTGCGCGACCTGGTCCGCCGGACGCTGGTCGCGGTCTCCCAGACCCACGACCTGCTCGACGGGCTGGAGGTCCGGCCCGACCGGATGGCTCGGACACTCGCGGGAGCCGGAGACGACGTGCTCGCCGAGCAGCGGTCGCTGGCCGAGCAGGCGGGTCACGACCCCGCACCGTCGTACCTCGGACAGGCGGGGGCGATCGTCGACGCCGTCGTGCACCGCGCCACCGTCCCGAACACCCTTCCGAAGACGCAGGAGAACCGATGA
- a CDS encoding PucR family transcriptional regulator ligand-binding domain-containing protein, whose protein sequence is MSDVTLRDVLAMAVLRAADPVVLAGEDGLDRRVRWVHATELPDIAPLLRGGDLVLTTGIALPEAEAGLRAFASSLAEVGAAGLMVELGRRWTVVPEALVDSCADAGLPLVCLRRVTRFAAITQAVGERVVDEQLAELREAERVHETFTALSLAEADPGEILAAVQRLSGAAVVLESEQHQVVDYLAGPEDLDALLDGWTAVSARVPLAGRTTWDEQQGWLLTRLGPRERGWGRLVVRSARPPSQRLVAIAERGAAALALHRLHDRDRDNHLRRTHHELLLALQTDPAGADVVRRCELAGLPTTRRSYVGLTVRPRPDEAGAGRRSSAGEVLAAVVHAAHEAGLPALICELDHDVRALLAVAPTASDAVVDRLAATVLRRHAALVGAGRPAPSLATADRTLRESRQVVDAVRADASTGRSVHRLEDVHLRGLLALLADDDRLRLFVARELEPLRRHDAEHGTELLAAVRALLLHPAGKAQAAASLHLSRPSYYARLARAEAVLGERLDDPDIRVSLHAAILAAELGG, encoded by the coding sequence ATGTCCGACGTCACCCTGCGCGACGTGCTCGCGATGGCGGTGCTGCGCGCCGCCGACCCCGTCGTGCTGGCCGGCGAGGACGGCCTGGACCGGCGGGTGCGCTGGGTGCACGCGACCGAGCTGCCCGACATCGCGCCGCTGCTGCGCGGCGGCGACCTGGTGCTGACCACCGGCATCGCCCTGCCCGAGGCCGAGGCGGGGCTGCGCGCCTTCGCGTCGAGTCTCGCCGAGGTCGGCGCGGCCGGGCTGATGGTCGAGCTCGGCCGGCGCTGGACGGTCGTGCCCGAGGCGCTGGTCGACTCGTGCGCGGACGCCGGGCTGCCGCTGGTGTGCCTGCGGCGGGTGACCCGGTTCGCGGCGATCACCCAGGCCGTCGGCGAGCGGGTGGTCGACGAGCAGCTCGCCGAGCTGCGGGAGGCCGAGCGGGTGCACGAGACGTTCACCGCGCTCAGCCTCGCCGAGGCCGACCCGGGCGAGATCCTGGCCGCCGTGCAGCGCCTCTCCGGGGCCGCCGTCGTCCTGGAGAGCGAGCAGCACCAGGTCGTCGACTACCTCGCAGGGCCGGAGGACCTCGACGCGCTCCTCGACGGCTGGACCGCCGTCTCCGCGCGGGTGCCGCTCGCCGGGCGCACCACCTGGGACGAGCAGCAGGGCTGGCTGCTCACCCGGCTCGGCCCGCGCGAGCGGGGCTGGGGCAGGCTGGTCGTGCGGTCCGCGCGCCCGCCGTCGCAGCGACTGGTCGCGATCGCCGAGCGCGGGGCCGCCGCGCTCGCGCTGCACCGGCTGCACGACCGCGACCGCGACAACCACCTCCGGCGCACCCACCACGAGCTGCTGCTCGCACTGCAGACCGACCCCGCCGGTGCGGACGTCGTACGACGCTGCGAGCTGGCCGGTCTGCCGACGACCCGGCGGTCCTACGTCGGGCTGACGGTGCGGCCGCGGCCCGACGAGGCCGGGGCCGGCCGGCGGTCGTCGGCCGGCGAGGTGCTCGCGGCCGTCGTGCACGCGGCCCACGAGGCGGGTCTGCCCGCGCTGATCTGCGAGCTGGACCACGACGTACGCGCGCTGCTCGCGGTCGCCCCCACCGCCTCGGACGCGGTCGTCGACCGGCTGGCCGCGACGGTGCTGCGCCGACACGCGGCACTGGTCGGGGCCGGTCGCCCGGCCCCGTCGCTGGCGACCGCGGACCGCACCCTGCGTGAGTCCCGGCAGGTCGTCGACGCCGTGCGCGCCGACGCCTCGACCGGGCGGTCCGTGCACCGCCTGGAGGACGTGCACCTGCGCGGACTGCTCGCCCTGCTCGCCGACGACGACCGGCTCCGGCTCTTCGTCGCACGCGAGCTAGAGCCGCTGCGCCGCCACGACGCCGAGCACGGCACCGAGCTGCTCGCCGCCGTCCGGGCCCTGCTGCTGCACCCCGCCGGCAAGGCCCAGGCCGCGGCCAGCCTGCACCTGTCACGGCCGTCGTACTACGCCCGGCTGGCCCGCGCCGAGGCCGTCCTCGGCGAGCGTCTCGACGACCCCGACATCCGGGTCTCCCTGCACGCCGCGATCCTGGCCGCCGAGCTCGGGGGCTAG
- a CDS encoding aromatic acid/H+ symport family MFS transporter, with the protein MNRSWPVLLCWIAVALDGFDLVVLGAVIPTLSKSGDLGFTDASLTTASTIGLVGVGIGAVAIGPLTDRFGRRISLISSIALFSVLTIAVAFAQTTTQFTALRFFAGLGLGACLPTALAYMSEHAPAGRGGSAVTRMMTGYHVGAVLTALLALWVIDAFGWEAMFVIGGVAGLLTLPLMWAKLPESETYLRRTAEKPPRSTDVVSGQYLRISLGLWVASFMGLLLVYGLNTWLPKIMGEAGYSIKAGTSLLLVLNVGAVIGLLVAGVISDSRGNKPTVLLWFGLAAVFLALLSIKLESSLLVYVAVLLTGIFVFSAQVLVYAFVGHLYPPEIRGTALGAAAGIGRVGAIVGPSLGGLLVTAGVAYPWGFYAFAVAALLAVLALATVPAHVREPAHAESS; encoded by the coding sequence ATGAACCGCAGCTGGCCCGTCCTCCTCTGTTGGATCGCCGTAGCACTCGACGGCTTCGACCTCGTCGTCCTCGGCGCGGTGATCCCGACCCTGTCGAAGTCCGGCGACCTCGGCTTCACCGACGCCTCCCTGACCACCGCCTCCACGATCGGCCTGGTCGGCGTCGGGATCGGCGCGGTCGCCATCGGCCCGCTCACCGACCGGTTCGGGCGGCGGATCAGTCTGATCAGCAGCATCGCGCTCTTCTCGGTGCTGACGATCGCGGTCGCGTTCGCCCAGACGACGACCCAGTTCACCGCGCTGCGCTTCTTCGCCGGCCTGGGCCTCGGCGCCTGCCTGCCGACCGCGCTCGCCTACATGAGCGAGCACGCCCCCGCGGGCCGCGGCGGCTCGGCGGTCACCCGGATGATGACCGGCTACCACGTCGGCGCGGTGCTCACGGCCCTGCTCGCCCTGTGGGTGATCGACGCGTTCGGCTGGGAGGCGATGTTCGTGATCGGCGGCGTCGCCGGCCTGCTCACCCTGCCGCTGATGTGGGCCAAGCTGCCCGAGTCCGAGACCTACCTGCGTCGTACCGCCGAGAAGCCGCCGCGCAGCACCGACGTCGTCAGCGGCCAGTACCTGCGGATCAGCCTGGGCCTGTGGGTCGCGTCGTTCATGGGTCTGCTGCTGGTCTACGGGCTCAACACCTGGCTGCCGAAGATCATGGGCGAGGCCGGCTACTCCATCAAGGCCGGCACCAGCCTGCTGCTGGTGCTCAACGTCGGCGCCGTCATCGGCCTGCTGGTCGCCGGGGTCATCTCCGACTCCCGCGGCAACAAGCCGACCGTGCTGCTGTGGTTCGGGCTGGCGGCCGTCTTCCTCGCCCTGCTGTCGATCAAGCTGGAGAGCTCGCTCCTCGTCTACGTCGCCGTGCTGCTCACCGGCATCTTCGTCTTCAGCGCCCAGGTGCTCGTCTACGCGTTCGTCGGGCACCTCTACCCGCCGGAGATCCGCGGCACCGCGCTCGGCGCGGCCGCCGGCATCGGCCGGGTCGGCGCCATCGTCGGCCCCTCGCTCGGCGGCCTGCTCGTCACCGCCGGCGTCGCCTACCCCTGGGGCTTCTACGCGTTCGCAGTCGCGGCCCTCCTCGCCGTACTGGCCCTGGCGACCGTCCCGGCCCACGTCCGCGAGCCGGCCCACGCCGAGTCCTCATGA
- the pcaG gene encoding protocatechuate 3,4-dioxygenase subunit alpha produces MIPTPGQTIGPFFGYALPYDGDSELVPPGSARAIRLSGRVLDGAGEPVPDALIELWQTDADGVVPRAEGSLRRDGFSFTGWGRAATDNTGRYSFTTVAPGATEPGAAPFFALTVFARGLLDRLLTRAYLPGPDTARDRLLAGLPAERRDTLVARPDEHGFAFDLRLQGEGETVFLSHGLAHGRD; encoded by the coding sequence GTGATCCCCACCCCCGGACAGACCATCGGCCCGTTCTTCGGCTACGCGCTGCCGTACGACGGCGACAGCGAGCTCGTGCCACCGGGCAGCGCGCGGGCGATCCGGCTCTCCGGGCGGGTGCTCGACGGCGCCGGCGAGCCGGTGCCGGACGCGCTGATCGAGCTCTGGCAGACCGACGCCGACGGGGTCGTCCCGCGGGCGGAGGGGTCGCTGCGCCGCGACGGGTTCTCGTTCACCGGCTGGGGCCGGGCGGCGACCGACAACACCGGTCGCTACTCGTTCACCACCGTCGCGCCGGGGGCGACCGAGCCGGGCGCGGCGCCGTTCTTCGCGCTGACCGTCTTCGCGCGCGGGCTGCTGGACCGGCTCCTCACGCGCGCCTACCTGCCGGGTCCGGACACGGCTCGGGACCGGCTGCTCGCCGGGCTGCCGGCCGAGCGCCGCGACACCCTGGTGGCCCGTCCCGACGAGCACGGCTTCGCCTTCGATCTCCGGCTCCAGGGCGAGGGGGAGACCGTCTTCCTGTCGCACGGGTTGGCGCACGGGCGAGACTGA
- the pcaC gene encoding 4-carboxymuconolactone decarboxylase → MTPAITAVRLTGSARRAELPLLVLGPSLGTSASTLWTACAAGLTDVFDVLAWDLPGHGHNKSVPDEPFTMADLARGVLAVVTDVLEQRGDAGGTFGYAGDSVGGAVGLQLLLDAPERVDGAVLLCTGAQIGDPASWAARIDQVRASGTPALVAGSAERWFAPGFLDRQPAIGSALLHALQDTVDAGYAQVCQALADFDVRDRLGEIAAPVLAVAGAVDPATPPSSLEEIATGVRDGRVVVLDDVAHLAPAEAPEVVATLVRQHLLGEEPPTEVVRSARYDAGMVVRREVLGDAHVDRASANATDFTRDYQELITEYAWGEIWTRPGLDRRSRSLITLTAMVARGHHEELAMHVRAALRNGLTVEEIKELLLQTAIYCGVPDANTAFRIAQGVLAEEGLA, encoded by the coding sequence ATGACCCCCGCGATCACCGCCGTCCGGCTGACCGGCTCGGCCCGGCGGGCGGAGCTGCCGCTGCTGGTGCTCGGGCCCTCGCTCGGCACCTCCGCGAGCACCCTCTGGACGGCTTGCGCCGCCGGCCTCACCGACGTCTTCGACGTGCTCGCCTGGGACCTGCCCGGCCACGGCCACAACAAGTCGGTGCCGGACGAGCCGTTCACGATGGCCGACCTGGCCCGCGGCGTGCTGGCCGTCGTCACCGACGTCCTGGAGCAGCGGGGCGACGCCGGCGGGACCTTCGGGTACGCCGGCGACTCGGTCGGCGGCGCCGTCGGGCTGCAGCTGCTCCTCGACGCCCCCGAGCGCGTGGACGGCGCCGTACTGCTGTGCACGGGCGCGCAGATCGGCGACCCCGCGTCGTGGGCGGCTCGGATCGACCAGGTCCGCGCCTCCGGCACCCCGGCGCTGGTGGCGGGCTCCGCCGAGCGCTGGTTCGCCCCGGGCTTCCTCGACCGCCAGCCGGCGATCGGGTCCGCGCTGCTGCACGCGCTGCAGGACACCGTCGACGCCGGCTACGCGCAGGTCTGCCAGGCGCTGGCGGACTTCGACGTGCGCGACCGGCTCGGCGAGATCGCGGCGCCGGTGCTCGCCGTGGCCGGTGCGGTCGACCCGGCCACCCCGCCGTCCTCGCTGGAGGAGATCGCGACCGGCGTGCGGGACGGCCGGGTCGTCGTCCTCGACGACGTCGCCCACCTCGCGCCCGCCGAGGCGCCCGAGGTGGTCGCCACCCTGGTGCGCCAGCACCTGCTGGGCGAGGAGCCGCCGACCGAGGTCGTCCGCTCGGCGAGGTACGACGCGGGGATGGTTGTGCGCCGCGAGGTGCTCGGCGACGCCCACGTCGACCGCGCGAGCGCCAACGCCACCGACTTCACCCGCGACTACCAGGAGTTGATCACCGAGTACGCCTGGGGCGAGATCTGGACCCGCCCCGGCCTGGACCGCCGCAGCCGCTCGCTGATCACCCTCACCGCCATGGTCGCCCGCGGCCACCACGAGGAGCTCGCGATGCACGTGCGCGCGGCCCTGCGCAACGGGCTCACGGTCGAGGAGATCAAGGAGCTGCTGCTCCAGACGGCGATCTACTGCGGCGTCCCCGACGCCAACACCGCCTTCCGGATCGCCCAGGGCGTGCTCGCGGAGGAGGGCCTCGCCTGA
- a CDS encoding CoA-acylating methylmalonate-semialdehyde dehydrogenase, with amino-acid sequence MTISHWAAGVSYAGTSDRTADVTNPATGQVSGQVALASRADADHVIAAAKAAAKAWGETSLARRTQVMFAFRELLNSRKGELAELITAEHGKVHSDALGEIARGQEVVEFACGISHLLKGGHSPSASTGVDVHSTRQPLGVVGIISPFNFPAMVPMWFFPVAIAAGNAVVLKPSEKDPSASLWLAALWQEAGLPDGVFNVLQGDKVAVDALLESPDVAAISFVGSTPIAEYVYEQASRNGKRVQALGGAKNHMVVLPDADLDLAADAAVNAGYGSAGERCMAISVLVAVEPVADELVARIADRTRTLVIGDGSKGVEHESDMGPLVTRAHRDKVASYVDSGQAAGAKLVVDGREVRAAGEADGFWLGPTLFDHVTPDMAIYTDEIFGPVLSVVRVASYDEAVALVNSNHYGNGTAIFTNDGGAARRYENEVEVGMIGVNVPIPVPVAYYSFGGWKRSLFGDTHAHGSEGVHFFTRGKVVTTRWIDPANRPQGGLELGFPQND; translated from the coding sequence ATGACCATCTCCCACTGGGCCGCCGGAGTGTCGTACGCCGGGACGAGTGACCGCACCGCCGACGTCACGAACCCCGCCACCGGCCAGGTCAGCGGCCAGGTCGCGCTGGCCAGCCGCGCGGACGCCGACCACGTGATCGCCGCGGCGAAGGCCGCCGCGAAGGCCTGGGGCGAGACCTCGCTGGCGCGGCGTACGCAGGTCATGTTCGCGTTCCGCGAGCTGCTGAACTCCCGCAAGGGCGAGCTGGCCGAGCTGATCACCGCCGAGCACGGCAAGGTGCACTCCGACGCCCTCGGCGAGATCGCCCGCGGCCAGGAGGTCGTGGAGTTCGCCTGCGGCATCTCGCACCTGCTCAAGGGCGGCCACTCGCCGAGCGCCTCGACCGGCGTGGACGTGCACTCGACCCGCCAGCCGCTCGGCGTCGTGGGCATCATCAGCCCCTTCAACTTCCCGGCGATGGTCCCGATGTGGTTCTTCCCCGTCGCGATCGCGGCCGGCAACGCCGTGGTCCTCAAGCCCAGCGAGAAGGACCCGTCCGCCTCGCTCTGGCTGGCGGCACTGTGGCAGGAGGCCGGTCTCCCCGACGGCGTCTTCAACGTGCTGCAGGGCGACAAGGTCGCCGTCGACGCGCTGCTGGAGAGCCCGGACGTGGCGGCGATCAGCTTCGTCGGGTCGACCCCCATCGCGGAGTACGTCTACGAGCAGGCGAGCAGGAACGGCAAGCGCGTGCAGGCCCTCGGCGGCGCCAAGAACCACATGGTCGTGCTCCCCGACGCCGACCTCGACCTGGCCGCGGACGCCGCGGTCAACGCCGGCTACGGCAGCGCCGGCGAGCGCTGCATGGCGATCAGCGTGCTGGTCGCCGTCGAGCCGGTCGCCGACGAGCTGGTCGCGCGGATCGCCGACCGCACCCGCACCCTGGTCATCGGCGACGGGAGCAAGGGCGTCGAGCACGAGTCCGACATGGGTCCGCTCGTGACCCGCGCGCACCGCGACAAGGTGGCGTCGTACGTCGACTCCGGCCAGGCCGCCGGCGCCAAGCTGGTGGTCGACGGCCGCGAGGTCCGGGCCGCCGGCGAGGCCGACGGCTTCTGGCTCGGCCCGACGCTCTTCGACCACGTCACCCCCGACATGGCGATCTACACCGACGAGATCTTCGGCCCGGTGCTCTCCGTCGTCCGGGTGGCGTCGTACGACGAGGCCGTGGCGCTGGTCAACAGCAACCACTACGGCAACGGCACCGCGATCTTCACCAACGACGGCGGGGCGGCCCGCCGCTACGAGAACGAGGTCGAGGTCGGGATGATCGGCGTGAACGTGCCGATCCCGGTCCCGGTCGCCTACTACTCCTTCGGCGGCTGGAAGCGCTCGCTCTTCGGCGACACCCACGCCCACGGCTCCGAGGGCGTGCACTTCTTCACCCGGGGCAAGGTCGTCACGACCCGCTGGATCGACCCCGCCAACCGGCCGCAGGGCGGCCTCGAGCTGGGGTTCCCGCAGAATGACTGA